A stretch of the Oceanicola sp. D3 genome encodes the following:
- a CDS encoding ABC transporter ATP-binding protein has product MSKAPRSTPARPGAFSWIWRHYLRPHWPALLAAGLLMAVEGSMLGFLSYMMKPMFDSVFIAGQSGALWTVGLGILAIFLIRAFTSVGQKLLLARVASNVIYKMKTRLVAHLMRLDTTWHGKNPPGALIERVSNDTNSVREVANVVITGLGRDVVALVSLLAVVLWIDWQWTLVALIGTPLLVAPTLLAQAYIRRTALRDRQLAQHMSIRLDEVFHGINPIKLNRLEDYQSRRFDGLAFERRGTEVRNQVGRAMIPALIDVMTGVGFFAVLIYGGREIIDDQKSVGEFMSFFTAMALAFEPLRRLGQISGVWQAAQVSLGRVREMFDVQPSLISPATPKEAETGDIVFTDVRLNYGEAPVLNGLSLVAKAGQTTALVGPSGAGKSTVFNLLTRLVDPKSGEITLGGTPISAISLPELRGQFSMVSQEALLFDESLRENILLGSEVSEDRLQAALDGAHVADFVKDFPEGLDSPAGPRGSSLSGGQRQRIAIARALLRDAPILLLDEATSALDTKSEAVVQAALDELAEGRTTLVIAHRLSTVRNADRIVVMQAGRVVEDGTHDELLAKGGTYAELYRLQFAEEG; this is encoded by the coding sequence GTGAGCAAGGCGCCCCGCTCCACCCCGGCGCGCCCCGGTGCCTTTTCCTGGATCTGGCGGCACTACCTGCGCCCGCATTGGCCCGCGCTGCTGGCCGCCGGGCTGCTGATGGCCGTGGAAGGCTCGATGCTGGGCTTCCTCAGCTACATGATGAAGCCGATGTTCGACAGCGTCTTCATCGCCGGGCAAAGCGGCGCGCTGTGGACGGTGGGCCTTGGTATTCTCGCCATCTTCCTCATCCGCGCCTTCACCTCGGTCGGCCAAAAGCTGCTGCTGGCCCGGGTGGCCTCCAACGTCATCTACAAGATGAAAACCCGCCTCGTCGCCCATCTGATGCGCCTCGACACCACGTGGCACGGCAAAAACCCGCCCGGCGCGCTGATCGAGCGGGTTTCCAACGATACCAACTCCGTGCGCGAAGTGGCCAATGTGGTGATCACCGGGCTGGGGCGCGACGTGGTGGCGCTGGTCTCACTGCTGGCGGTGGTGCTCTGGATCGACTGGCAGTGGACGCTGGTGGCCCTGATCGGCACGCCCCTGCTGGTGGCCCCGACCCTGCTGGCGCAGGCCTACATCCGCCGCACCGCGCTCAGGGACAGGCAGCTGGCGCAGCACATGTCGATCCGGCTGGATGAGGTGTTTCACGGCATCAACCCGATCAAGCTGAACCGGCTGGAAGACTACCAATCGCGCCGGTTTGACGGGCTGGCCTTCGAGCGCAGGGGCACCGAGGTGCGCAATCAGGTGGGCCGAGCCATGATTCCCGCCCTGATCGACGTAATGACGGGCGTCGGCTTTTTCGCCGTGCTCATCTACGGCGGGCGCGAAATCATCGACGATCAGAAGTCGGTTGGCGAGTTCATGAGCTTCTTCACCGCCATGGCGCTGGCCTTTGAGCCGCTGCGCCGGCTGGGCCAGATCAGCGGCGTCTGGCAGGCCGCGCAGGTGAGCCTTGGCCGGGTGCGCGAAATGTTTGACGTGCAGCCCTCGCTGATTTCGCCCGCCACCCCGAAAGAGGCGGAGACCGGCGATATTGTTTTCACGGACGTCCGGCTCAACTACGGCGAGGCACCGGTGCTCAACGGCCTCTCGCTGGTTGCCAAGGCGGGGCAAACCACGGCGCTTGTCGGCCCCTCGGGTGCCGGGAAATCCACGGTTTTCAACCTGTTGACCCGGCTTGTTGACCCAAAATCCGGCGAGATCACCCTTGGCGGCACCCCGATCAGCGCCATCAGCCTGCCGGAGTTGCGCGGCCAATTCTCGATGGTCAGCCAAGAGGCGCTGCTGTTTGATGAAAGCCTGCGGGAGAATATCCTGCTCGGCAGCGAAGTGTCGGAGGATCGGCTGCAGGCGGCGCTCGATGGGGCCCATGTGGCGGACTTCGTGAAAGACTTCCCCGAAGGGCTCGACAGCCCGGCCGGGCCGCGCGGCTCCAGCCTTTCGGGCGGGCAGCGCCAGCGCATCGCCATTGCCCGCGCGCTCCTGCGGGACGCGCCTATCCTGCTGCTGGACGAAGCCACCTCGGCGCTCGACACCAAGAGCGAGGCGGTGGTGCAGGCCGCGCTCGATGAGCTCGCAGAGGGCCGCACCACGCTGGTGATCGCCCACAGGCTCTCGACCGTGCGCAATGCCGACCGGATCGTGGTGATGCAGGCCGGCCGTGTGGTGGAAGACGGTACGCATGACGAGCTGCTGGCCAAGGGCGGCACCTATGCCGAGCTTTATCGCCTGCAATTCGCCGAGGAGGGCTAA
- a CDS encoding folate-binding protein YgfZ — protein sequence MERTVFRLSGADRIDFLQNLVTNDVRGLEHGLVWAALLTPQGKCLADFFLVPDGEEALLLDVATPLAADLAKRLKMYKLRAKVELEETELTVSRGTGPAPEGAWPDPRDPAMGWRAYNGAPGDDTDWDALRVAHVVPESGVELVPGESYPLELCFERLHGVDFRKGCYVGQEVTARMKHKTELKKGLVRVSIEGAAPVGSQIMAGEKPVGTLYTQSGGAALAWLRFDRAADEMQAEGAKLTWDGQKP from the coding sequence ATGGAACGTACAGTCTTTCGCCTCTCCGGGGCCGACCGGATCGACTTTTTGCAGAACCTCGTAACCAATGATGTGCGCGGGCTGGAGCACGGCCTTGTCTGGGCGGCGCTGTTGACGCCGCAAGGCAAGTGTCTGGCCGATTTCTTTCTGGTGCCGGATGGCGAAGAGGCGCTGCTGCTTGATGTGGCAACGCCGCTGGCGGCTGATCTGGCGAAGCGGCTGAAGATGTACAAGCTGCGCGCCAAGGTGGAGCTGGAAGAAACCGAGCTGACCGTGTCACGCGGCACCGGACCGGCCCCCGAAGGCGCATGGCCCGACCCGCGCGACCCGGCGATGGGCTGGCGGGCCTACAACGGCGCGCCGGGCGATGACACCGACTGGGACGCCCTGCGCGTAGCGCATGTGGTGCCCGAGAGCGGGGTGGAGCTGGTGCCGGGCGAAAGCTACCCGCTGGAGCTGTGCTTCGAACGGCTCCACGGCGTGGATTTTCGGAAGGGCTGCTACGTGGGGCAGGAGGTGACGGCGCGGATGAAGCACAAGACCGAGCTGAAAAAGGGCCTTGTGCGGGTGTCGATCGAGGGTGCTGCGCCCGTCGGCTCGCAGATCATGGCCGGTGAAAAGCCGGTTGGCACGCTTTACACCCAGTCTGGCGGTGCCGCTTTGGCATGGCTGCGCTTTGATCGGGCGGCAGATGAGATGCAGGCCGAGGGGGCCAAGCTCACCTGGGACGGCCAGAAACCCTGA
- the efp gene encoding elongation factor P, with protein sequence MPKINGNEIRPGNVLEHNDGLWVAVKVDHVKPGKGGAFAQVEMKNLRNGSKLNERFRSADKVERVRLEQKDQQFLYENDGMLVFMDNDTFEQIELPADILGERRPFLQDGMTIQIEYYEMEALSATLPQKVTCKVVETEPVVKGQTAANSFKPAVLDNGVKVMVPPFVGQDEDIIVNTETMEYSERA encoded by the coding sequence ATGCCGAAGATCAACGGAAATGAAATTCGCCCCGGGAACGTGCTCGAGCACAACGACGGGCTTTGGGTTGCCGTAAAGGTAGACCACGTGAAGCCCGGCAAGGGCGGGGCCTTCGCGCAGGTCGAGATGAAGAACCTGCGCAACGGCTCCAAACTCAACGAGCGCTTCCGCTCCGCCGACAAGGTCGAGCGGGTGCGGCTGGAGCAGAAAGACCAGCAATTTCTCTATGAAAACGATGGGATGCTGGTGTTTATGGACAATGACACCTTCGAGCAGATCGAGCTTCCCGCCGATATTCTGGGCGAGCGTCGGCCCTTTCTGCAGGACGGGATGACCATCCAGATCGAATATTACGAGATGGAAGCGCTGAGCGCGACGCTGCCCCAGAAGGTCACCTGCAAGGTGGTAGAAACCGAGCCGGTGGTGAAGGGCCAGACTGCGGCCAACAGCTTCAAGCCTGCGGTGCTGGACAATGGCGTCAAAGTCATGGTGCCGCCCTTCGTCGGTCAGGATGAAGACATCATCGTGAATACCGAAACCATGGAGTATTCCGAGCGCGCCTGA
- a CDS encoding DUF6280 family protein — protein sequence MIDFVDGTAFNQEQGQRARKLFAAVVLAALDDAIADDKKYGNGPEQIARWARSRDGREVLSCAGIDPNERVVGGLMEFVGKGVRTSVALSREESERRQAAEQAEAA from the coding sequence ATGATTGACTTTGTCGACGGCACGGCTTTCAACCAGGAACAGGGCCAACGCGCTCGCAAACTGTTTGCGGCGGTTGTTCTTGCGGCCTTGGATGACGCCATTGCGGATGACAAGAAATACGGCAACGGCCCTGAGCAGATCGCCCGCTGGGCGCGGTCGCGCGATGGCCGTGAAGTGCTGAGCTGCGCCGGGATCGACCCCAACGAACGGGTCGTGGGCGGGCTCATGGAATTTGTCGGCAAGGGGGTTCGTACCTCTGTCGCGCTGTCGCGCGAAGAAAGCGAACGTCGCCAAGCTGCCGAACAGGCCGAAGCTGCCTGA
- a CDS encoding TolC family outer membrane protein, with product MAKAQRIRTGLATLVLAGATALAPLTARAETLTDALITAYRHSHILDQQRALLRAADEDVAIALADLRPIIAFSAGATASAQTNYELGATVSLSASMTLYDNGATRLGVEVQKEVVLATREALVNYEQQVLLAAVQAYMDVTSAAESLALAQSNVRLTNQQLRAARDRFEVGEVTRTEVAQAEAQLAAARSSEAAAQGQLEVARESYRVAVGSYPKALAPPPSPPKLPASVEAAQAVAVRTHPLIRQAQHTVSASELGIKQAQAAMKFTIDGSAALSFDDEGNDRSSFGLQLNQPIYAGGKLSAQLRTARNQTEANRAALLSTTHNVQQLVGNAWANLRVAVAQLQATDQQIRAATVAFRGVQEEQNLGAATTLDVLDAQQDLLDARSARIDAQAQQYVALYSLLSAMGLLTVEHLGLGIQTYDPAAYYNAVKAAPTQRSKQGQQLDRVLERLQRQ from the coding sequence ATGGCAAAAGCGCAACGTATTCGCACAGGTCTGGCAACGCTTGTGCTGGCAGGGGCCACTGCCCTGGCCCCGCTCACGGCCCGGGCCGAAACCCTGACAGATGCGCTGATCACGGCCTATCGCCACAGCCATATCCTTGACCAGCAGCGCGCCCTCTTGCGGGCCGCTGATGAAGACGTGGCCATTGCTCTGGCGGATCTGCGCCCGATCATCGCCTTTTCTGCCGGGGCCACGGCCTCGGCCCAGACGAACTATGAGCTTGGCGCCACGGTCTCGCTTTCGGCCTCGATGACGCTTTATGACAACGGCGCAACCCGGCTTGGCGTGGAGGTGCAAAAGGAGGTCGTGCTGGCCACCCGCGAGGCGCTGGTGAACTACGAGCAGCAGGTGCTTCTGGCGGCGGTGCAGGCCTATATGGATGTGACCTCGGCTGCCGAGAGCCTTGCGCTGGCCCAATCCAACGTGCGGCTGACCAATCAGCAGCTTCGCGCCGCGCGCGACCGGTTTGAGGTGGGCGAGGTGACCCGCACCGAGGTGGCGCAGGCCGAGGCCCAGCTGGCCGCGGCCCGCAGCTCCGAGGCCGCCGCGCAGGGCCAGCTTGAGGTGGCCCGCGAAAGCTATCGCGTGGCTGTTGGCAGCTATCCCAAGGCGCTTGCCCCGCCGCCGTCGCCGCCCAAATTGCCAGCCTCGGTTGAGGCGGCGCAGGCGGTGGCCGTGCGCACCCATCCGCTGATCCGTCAGGCGCAGCACACGGTTTCGGCTTCCGAGCTGGGAATCAAGCAGGCGCAGGCGGCGATGAAGTTCACCATCGACGGCTCCGCTGCGCTCAGCTTTGACGACGAGGGCAATGACAGGTCCAGCTTCGGGCTTCAGCTCAACCAGCCGATCTACGCCGGTGGCAAACTTTCGGCGCAGCTGCGCACGGCCCGCAACCAGACCGAGGCCAACCGCGCCGCGCTGCTCAGCACCACGCACAACGTGCAACAGCTGGTGGGCAACGCCTGGGCCAATCTGCGCGTCGCAGTGGCTCAGCTTCAGGCGACCGATCAGCAGATCCGCGCCGCCACCGTGGCCTTCCGTGGGGTGCAGGAAGAGCAAAACCTCGGCGCGGCCACCACGCTGGATGTGCTGGACGCTCAGCAAGACCTGTTGGATGCCCGCTCGGCGCGAATTGATGCGCAGGCCCAGCAATATGTAGCACTTTATTCACTACTTTCTGCCATGGGTCTCCTGACCGTGGAGCACTTGGGATTGGGTATCCAAACCTACGATCCGGCGGCCTATTACAACGCGGTAAAAGCCGCGCCGACGCAGCGCTCCAAACAGGGGCAGCAGCTTGATCGGGTGCTGGAGCGTCTCCAGCGCCAGTGA
- a CDS encoding protein-L-isoaspartate O-methyltransferase — protein MSVYETRRTMMVDNQVRPSDVTKFPIIDAMLTVRREAYVPDDKREAAYLGENLTLAPGRVMLEPRTFAKMLDALDVGPGEMVLDVGSGLGYSAAVLAHMADTVIALEEDESLASEAEAILSREGVMNAVVLTGPLAEGAAKHGPYDVICVQGGVEELPEALADQLKEDGRIACVMMEGSLGTVKVGTRQNGRIAWRFSFNATAPVLPGFEKSRDFAL, from the coding sequence ATGAGCGTTTACGAAACCCGCCGCACGATGATGGTCGACAATCAGGTCCGTCCCTCCGACGTTACCAAGTTTCCCATCATCGACGCCATGTTGACCGTCCGCCGCGAGGCCTATGTGCCCGATGACAAGCGCGAGGCGGCCTATCTGGGCGAAAACCTCACGCTGGCACCGGGCCGCGTGATGCTGGAGCCGCGCACCTTTGCCAAGATGCTCGACGCTCTGGATGTGGGGCCGGGCGAGATGGTGCTGGATGTGGGCAGCGGCCTTGGCTACTCCGCCGCTGTGCTGGCCCATATGGCCGATACCGTGATTGCGCTGGAAGAAGACGAGAGCCTTGCGTCCGAGGCCGAGGCGATCCTGTCGCGTGAAGGTGTGATGAACGCCGTCGTGCTGACCGGCCCGTTGGCCGAAGGCGCGGCCAAACACGGCCCCTATGATGTGATCTGCGTGCAGGGCGGGGTGGAAGAGCTGCCCGAGGCCTTGGCCGATCAGCTCAAGGAAGATGGCCGCATCGCCTGCGTGATGATGGAAGGCAGCCTCGGCACCGTGAAGGTTGGCACCCGCCAGAACGGCCGCATTGCGTGGCGCTTCTCCTTCAATGCCACAGCCCCGGTGCTCCCCGGTTTCGAAAAGTCGCGCGACTTCGCGCTCTGA
- a CDS encoding tyrosine-type recombinase/integrase codes for MAKRELPKHVYRQRNGLYFQRRGWPSRKFESEFGTPAFWKEYADILGTKDQPKVIAHRSFVALIKSYRASPRYRNLKPRTGLDYDKHLDFFASIMGDRNPAKMQRKDVIRLRDANAEKAYFANYSLRVLRVLMEHCVDLGWRDTNPARGVPELKTEKREREPWPRHLLDAYREACPLGSRQRLVMELCVCTGQRIGDVLNMRWSDIQDGGFCVKQSKTKKELWVPILPELEAALKVASRNSVFILTNERGTNRWSYRGASAAVRVVREQIGALEYDIHSWRYNAACELVEAGCGDDLVASITGQSSAMVLHYTKKVRQKVRAIEAQRMRTEQKQNV; via the coding sequence ATGGCAAAACGTGAGCTGCCGAAACACGTCTACCGGCAAAGGAACGGTCTTTACTTCCAGCGGCGCGGCTGGCCATCGCGCAAGTTTGAGAGCGAGTTCGGCACGCCTGCCTTCTGGAAGGAATACGCGGATATCCTTGGGACCAAGGATCAGCCGAAGGTCATAGCGCACCGCTCCTTCGTCGCCCTCATCAAGAGCTACCGGGCGTCGCCCAGGTACCGGAACCTAAAGCCCCGCACCGGGCTGGACTACGACAAGCACCTCGATTTCTTCGCTTCGATCATGGGCGATAGAAATCCGGCAAAGATGCAGCGCAAGGATGTGATCCGATTGCGCGATGCGAATGCCGAGAAGGCGTATTTCGCCAATTACTCGCTCCGGGTGCTTCGCGTGCTCATGGAGCACTGCGTCGATCTAGGCTGGCGCGATACAAACCCCGCTCGGGGTGTGCCTGAGCTCAAGACGGAGAAGCGCGAGCGCGAGCCGTGGCCCCGGCACCTGCTGGATGCCTACCGTGAAGCCTGCCCGCTCGGCTCCCGGCAACGTCTTGTCATGGAGCTCTGTGTCTGCACCGGCCAGCGGATCGGCGATGTGCTCAACATGCGCTGGTCTGACATTCAGGACGGTGGCTTCTGCGTGAAGCAGAGCAAGACCAAGAAAGAGCTTTGGGTGCCGATCCTTCCAGAGCTGGAAGCGGCCCTCAAGGTCGCTAGCCGCAACTCGGTGTTCATTCTGACGAATGAACGGGGCACCAACAGGTGGTCTTACCGGGGCGCGTCAGCCGCCGTACGAGTGGTTCGCGAGCAAATCGGTGCCCTCGAATATGACATTCACAGCTGGCGCTACAACGCAGCCTGCGAGCTGGTCGAAGCTGGCTGCGGGGATGATCTCGTGGCCTCCATAACCGGCCAAAGCTCGGCCATGGTTCTGCACTACACCAAGAAGGTGAGGCAGAAAGTCAGAGCCATTGAAGCCCAGCGAATGAGAACGGAACAAAAACAGAATGTTTAG